The DNA segment GCGCTGTTCGCCGAGCTGAAACGCTGGGCGCGCGAGCTGCCGCCCATGCTGGGGCCGCTGTTGGACATCAAGAGCGACCGGATCGAGCTGGCGGCGGCGCCGGCGGAGAGCTTCATTTCGGCACGCACCAGCCGGGCGGAAACGCCGGAGGCGCTGCAGGGAATCCATGCCGAGCACGTGCTGCTGATCGCCGACGAGGCCTCGGGCATTCCGGAGGCGGTGTTCGAGGCGGCGGCGGGGTCCATGTCGGGCCATTCGGCCTGCACCCTGCTGCTGGGCAATCCGACGCGGGGCAGCGGTTTTTTCTTCGACACGCACCACCGGCTGAAGGCGGGATGGTGGACGCTGAAGGTGTCATGCGCCGACTGTCCGCGCGTGTCGCCGGCCTTCGTCGACGACATGGCGGCGCGCTATGGGATCGATTCCAACGCCTTCCGGGTGCGGGTGCTGGGCGAGTTTCCCCGGCGCGACGACGACACGGTCATCCCGCTGGAGTTGGTGGAGGCGGCCATGCACCGCGACGTGAGCGCGTCGGTGTCGGCGCCGGTGATCTGGGGGCTGGACGTGGCGCGGTTCGGCGCCGACGCGAGCGCGCTGGCCATTCGACGGGGCAATGTGGTGCGGGAAATCCGCACCTGGCGCGGGCTGGACCTGATGCAGACCTGCGGCGTGGTGAAGCACGAATATGACGGCCTGGCGCGCGAGGACCGGCCAACGGAAATCCTGGTGGACAGCATCGGCCTGGGCGCGGGCGTGTGCGACCGGCTGCGCGAGCTGGGCCTGCCGGCGCGGGGCATCAACGTGGCGGAGAGCCCGTCGCTGGGCGCGACCTACACCAATCTGCGCGCCGAGCTGTGGTTCAGGCTGAAGGGCTGGCTGGAGGCGCGGGACTGCCGCATTCCCAAGGACGAAGCGCTGTTCGCCGAACTGGTGGCGCCGCGCTATGGCTTCACGTCGTCGGGCAGGATGAAGGTGGAGGCCAAGGAGGATCTGAAGCGCCGCGGCCTGCCATCGCCCGACCGGGCGGACGCGCTGTGCCTGACGCTGGCGACGGACGCCGCCACGGCGCTGTATGGCGCGGGACCGGGGCGCGAATGGAACACGCCGCTGCGGCGGCATATCAAGGGGCTGGTGTGATGAATGGCATCAGGATGCGTTTGGCCAGCGCGTCCCAGAGGGCCGTTACAGTGAAGAAAAATGGCGATTGACGGCAGCGGTGGGACCGCGCCATCGTCGGACCATTGTCTGGAGACTCTTTTTCGACGGGGGCCGCATGCGCTTGATGTTCAGCACTTGTGCCGGCGTGTTGTCGGCGTTTTTGTTCGCTGCTGTCGCAATGCTTCCCCAATCCTCCGCCGCGCGGCCGATGCGTTCGCTGGAAGGCGGTGAAGTACTGGCGAGCGACACGGTCACGACGGGCGGCCGGGTGATCACGGCGGAAGTCCGTAGCGGCCATCGGTTCGACAAGCGCTGTTACTCGGATGATGCGCTCGTCCTTGTCGTGACGGGATTGTCGGCCGCGCCCATATCGAAAGACTACTGTTCGGCCTATGGGATCGGCTGGGTCAAACTTTATGTCGATGCGAAGGGAACGCCTTACCTGTTCCACGGGGTGTTCGTGGGACGCGGGACCAGCGTCAGGACGGAGCATGCCGACGTTTACAGGCTGAAGACCCGCCTCGATGAGCTGGGTTACGTGTTCATCGAGGGGTTCGCCACGCAGTACGAGACCTATCGCTATACGTACGAGGTCAGCACGCCGCCGGAAGGCGGGTTGATCGTGGACACAACGCTGATTCCGCCGGAGAATCCGGAAGGCTGCTGCGAGGATCTGGCCCGTCATCAGCGGTTCCGGTTCGATCCCTAGGGATGGCGGCGCCCAGAAACGCTGCGATCATCTGCCGGTTTACCAAAGGTTCCGGTTCGGGCCCTAGGATTAGGGCCGTGGACCCGTGTCATCACAAGAGGCGATCTTTCGGCCCGGAGCCCGAGTTCGTGCTGTCCGGGCTGCATCTGGCAACCATCACAATCGTGTTTCTGGTCATAATGACGCTTGCCGTTAGATCGCCCGCCAAGGCGAGCGGGCTGGAGCCGATCATCCCGGAACTGAATTTTGCGCCGGTGAGTGTCGAAGCGAGCGTAGGGGACCATGCATTCAGCGCAGTGTTCAGGGGCGCATTGGGGCGCAGTTACGAAATTGTCCCCCGCGCGGTCGTCAGCTGCACGCCGCTGAAGGTCATGGCCGCACTCTTGACGGTTGGCGGCCATCCGGCGCCGGTCAAAGGTTACTGCTCGCCGCTGAACTGGGCGTGGGCGCAATTCCACGTCGATGCAAGGGGATCGTCCTCGTTCATCGGTACCTGGACTTTTACCGGGCCATTTGCCGCGACGGCATCACCGGAAGACGCATTGATCGTCTATCTGGAGACGCGTGCGCTCTGGCCGGATGATCGCCCGGGCGAAGATATGCCGCTCTACCGGGAATTGCGCTTCGGGCCTCGGTGAGGTTGTCATCTCTACCAGGTATGCGCCACCGTCAGAGGAAGCTGATGGTGGATCGCAAGGCCGTTGAGTGACCCGAGGATAAGGACCACCCCAAAGGATATGCCGAGATCTGATCAGATCAGGATGCCGCCGGGCGCGGATGGAACACGACGCTAGGGCTCGGATGGCTGGCGTGAGGCGCGGCCATATTCACTCCACGCGTTCGCTCTGGAGCACAGACTTAGATCATAGAGGAGCATTGAAGTGCCGAAGTCCAACAAAGTTTACGACATGAGGACCGTGGGCCTGAAGCCTATTGACCTGAACTCGATGACGCCGGCGGAGGCAGGGCCGGTAATCGAGGCGCTGATGGGCGCTGCGCTCAACCCGCTGGACAAGGATGGGCGGCCGCTCCCTGATCTGGAGGAGCTGGTTGCGGACCCGGGCGCGCGCCTGCCCTACAGACAGACGACACCCATGCTGCCGGATGGCTCGGTGATGTGGGAGCATTGGCCAAGGACCGGTGACCCAGTCGAGACTATTTACGCATATGACGAGGAGCCTGGCGGAAGTACGGCAGTTCCGGGACGGCCCGGGCTTAACAAGTTCGGTTACCAGCCAGCGCCTGGAGATGTGGAAGGTGTGGCCCGGGCGCTGTATGCCGAGGCTGGAGGTCAGCAGCGCGCTTGGCCAGCACTGGGCTGGTCGATAATTAACCGCGTCAATCCTGGCGCCAAGCAACGGAGTACGCTGCAGGCTGTGCTGAAGGAGCCGAGGCAGTTCGACAGGCATGGTACCGGAAGGTGGTTGCATAATCCGGCAACGATGGCGCCGGCTGACCTAGCAGCGTGGAAGGCGGCACAGGAGATGGCGCGGGGGGTTCTGTCAGGTGACGTCCCCGATCCGACGCGCGGGGGTACCTATTTCTACTCCGGAGACCCAGGCGCGCCGCCGCATGGCGCAGAAGGCTTTTTCGGTAGGAGCGTACAGTCAGGCCGACTAGCGCCTGTCCTGTCCGTTGACGGCTTCACCTTCCTGAAAGACATGTATCCATAATGTTTCCGAATGGTGCGCTTTCCGACTCTGGGATAATTTAGCCGACGATGTCTATCCGGTTTGATTGTTAATGCCATGAGCGCCGTCATGTCCGTTTGTTTGCGTCTGTTCTTCCTGATCGTGCTGAGTGGATTGGTGGCCAGCGGCGGCTCGCGGGCGGAACCCGCCGCCGGGTGGCATGGTCCGGATCTCAGGAAGGAGCTTCCCTTCGTCACCGAGATGGTGGCGGGCGGAAACGTGCTGAAGGCCGAACTCGTCGCCGAGCCCTGGCACACGGAGGCGCCCAGGCAGCGGCAGTGCATGGGCGGGGACGGCGTGACGCTGACGGTCTCGCGCGATGGCGCGCCCGTGGGCACCGACGCCTATTGCTCGGCCTATGGCTCGGGCTGGGCCGAGTTCCAGATCGACGCGCGCGGCACGCCGTACCTGTTCGTCGCGTATCAGGAGGGGCGGGGCACGCGGGC comes from the Iodidimonas sp. SYSU 1G8 genome and includes:
- a CDS encoding terminase family protein, whose protein sequence is MTDHPDIGATLRAWLARYRGDPCAFVRDMLGVTADPWQAALMRAVAGGERRVSVRSGHGVGKSSVASWLALWHILTRYPQKTIITAPTGSQLYDALFAELKRWARELPPMLGPLLDIKSDRIELAAAPAESFISARTSRAETPEALQGIHAEHVLLIADEASGIPEAVFEAAAGSMSGHSACTLLLGNPTRGSGFFFDTHHRLKAGWWTLKVSCADCPRVSPAFVDDMAARYGIDSNAFRVRVLGEFPRRDDDTVIPLELVEAAMHRDVSASVSAPVIWGLDVARFGADASALAIRRGNVVREIRTWRGLDLMQTCGVVKHEYDGLAREDRPTEILVDSIGLGAGVCDRLRELGLPARGINVAESPSLGATYTNLRAELWFRLKGWLEARDCRIPKDEALFAELVAPRYGFTSSGRMKVEAKEDLKRRGLPSPDRADALCLTLATDAATALYGAGPGREWNTPLRRHIKGLV